The sequence below is a genomic window from Pleurocapsa sp. PCC 7327.
CTTTTCGGTTTGCCCTCTGCCTCGGTATCAATGGGCGACGGGAGATTACGTCGTCGGAGAAGTCATTCCTCCAGTGTACCAGTCCTCAAGCGTTGAGTTAACTAACGGACGCATCGCGTATTTGCTGGAAGGAGACTTAATTATCGGTGCTTTTGGAATTCGTCGAGCGACTTTGGAAGCGGTAGGAGACTGGCAATCGATCGAATCCGACGATCGCATGGAGAACATGACCACAGCAGGGCTTTTCGGGCGAGTCACTTCTAAGTCTTTCCTGCTAGCCCCGCTTACCTCTCTACTTTACCGAGGTCACGTCCTTCGAGATGGGCAGAAAGTCTGTATGAAAGATTTTGTTGCTGACCTGCCAGCACTTCAATACAATTGTCCGACGATTATTATTATCGGCACATCGATGTCAGCCGGAAAAACGACGACGGCAAGGGCTATTATCCATCAGCTCAAGCGCATGGATCTGAAGGTGGTTGGCGCGAAGTTAACAGGAGCTGGGCGTTACCGCGATATTTTGTCAATGGGCGATGCTGGAGCCGATAAAATCTTCGATTTCGTCGATGTCGGTCTTCCGTCTTCTATCGTTCCTCCCGAAGAGTTTCGCGTCTGCGTGCGCAAATTGCTGAGTGCGATCGCGGCTGAAAAACCCGATGTAGTCGTCGCAGAAGCGGGAGCCTCTCCTTTCGAGCCTTATAACGGTTCTGTCGTGTTAGAGGAATTAAAAGAGCAGATTCGCTGTACCGTGCTGTGCGCGTCCGATCCTTATGCAGTCGTCGGAGTTAGCCGCAGTTTTGGTTTAACTCCCGATTTGATTAGTGGAATAGCCACCAGCACGACAGCAGGCGTGGAGTTGGTAGAAAAACTCTCAGGAGTCAAAGCTTTGACGCTCAGCGATCGCAAATCTCTACCCGAACTAACGCAAATGCTCAAAATTAAGTTAGCACTTTAGCAGGGGCAGGTTTTACCATCCAGTTATTGTCGTAGTCGGGATGCAATAGAAAAATGGCTCTGCCCAACGCAGAGCCAGATCGATGGGAAAGTTGTGGGATTTTAGCGAACTGTTCCTTCTAAGGAGTCAACCCGAATGGGTTTGATTAAGTACAATTTCAGGAACTGCCAACCGTTGGAGACGAAATAAGGTAGCTTGCGCAACAGTTTTAAGAATTTGGGGCTGCTAGATTCATCGATCGCCCGCAATTGCTCGTTATTCTTAACGCAAATCTCCAGGCGATCGTAAAATTCTGGATTTTCTACATCCAGAATGACTGGGAAAACTCGCCCTGCCGTTTCATTGGTTTTCTCAATCACGTACTTATCATATGACCGAGCTTCTAAACCGATAGAAGCATAGAAGTCAGCACGCTGGATGTCGTTGAGATACATCGTTGCAAATACCGACAGCAGGAAGAAACGGCACCACAGTCTTGCCTTCCAATCATTCAAAATGTCGGGCTGCGATCTCATGATCGCATCGAAGAAATCTCCATGGCGATTTTCATCCTGACACCAGTTTTCAAAGAAGCGGAAGATCGGATATATCCGATTTTCTGGATGCTGCTCTAGATGGCGATAAATGGTGATATAGCGCCAGTAACCGATCTTTTCGGATAGGTAAGTGGCGTAGAAAATAAACTTAGGCTTAAAGAAAGTATACTTGTGATTTTTGGTCAGAAATCCTAAGTCCAGCGAGAGTTTAAAATCCGACATGGCTTTATTCAAGAAACCAGCATGACGGGCTTCATCTCGCGACATCAGCGTAAAACACTCTGCTAGGACTGGATTTTTATCCTTTAACCGCCGTCCTAATTCTTTGTAGAGTAAGAAACCAGAGAATTCCGCCGTGCAAGATCGTTCCAAAAACTCAATAAACAAGCGGCGAGTTTCCCCATCGATACGATCCCAAGATTGATTAAATTCTTCATCCCGAACGAAGTGATGGCGGTTATAGTCAGCGCGGAATTCTTCTAGAATCGCTCTCAACTCGTCCTCATTGGCAGAGATATCCATTTGCGCCATTGCTTCAAAATCGGTCGTGTAAAACCGAGGCGTGAGGATTGTTTCTTTGGCAGGGACTTTGATTCCCGGACGCAGTTCTTCAAATTCTGGTTTTTTGAGGGTATTGACCATGGCTTGTTTATAGTGCTTTTTTCTTTGATTGGGCTGCCTGGTGGCGTAGCGAGGTTTGAATTCCTCACAATTGGGTAAGTCTAAATTGTCTTATGCGAGGCTAGAATTCAGTCTACCAAGGTCTAGACGAGGAATTAAGCGGCTTTTCATTAAGAGTTATAACACAATATAAAATTTTGTTAAAAAAGCCAGCTAAAACCTTGACAAAATTTTGAGTGACCGCGATCTCGGCTAGAGATTGAGCGAATTCTCTGACACCCCGCTATTTTCTTGTTAGTCTGACTAATGAAAGATTTAAACAGCAATTTTTAAACCCAGAAACTCAACAATGCAGAACCAATTTCACATCAAATTTTGGGGCGTTAGAGGAAGTATCCCCTGTCCGGGAACGGATACCGTTCGCTATGGCGGCAATACTTCTTGCATAGAAATGCAGATAGGAGGCGAACGTCTAATTTTTGATGGCGGTACGGGACTGCGAGTTTTAGGCGAATCTATGCTTGCCGAAATGCCCGTGCAAGCGCATTTATTTTTTACTCACACTCACTGGGATCATATACAAGGATTTCCCTTCTTTGTACCAGCGTTTGTTAAAGGCAATCGTTTCAGGATTTATGCGATTCCTGCTCCCAATGGAGCAACGATCGAACAACGCCTCCACGATCAAATGCTTCATCCCAACTTTCCCGTCCCCTTGCAAATCATGCAGGCAGATCTGCAATTTTATGACCTCGAAATCGGAGAAACTATCAAAATTGGCGAGCTAGTTGTTGAAACAGCCAGACTCAACCATCCCGGCGTAGCAGTAGGCTATCGCGTCAATTGGAGAGGGCTTTCAGCCGCCTACATCACCGATACGGAACATTTCCCCGATCGCCTTGACGAGAATGTTCTCTGGCTCTCTCGCGAAGCCGATGCGGTCATTATCGATGCGACTTACACTGACGAAGAATATTACGATGACAAATGTAGCAAAGTCGGTTGGGGACATTCAACTTGGCAAGAAGCCGTAAAAATCGCCAAAGCTGCCAAGGTGAAACAGTTGATTCTCTTCCACCACGATCCCTCTCACAACGATGACTTTTTAGATCGCCTCGGCGAACGAGCTGCCCTAGCTTATCCGAATACCATTTTGGCACGGGAAGGTTTATCAATTGAGTTGATGGAAACAACTAAAAGATTTTCGATTCCAAAACAAATCACCAATGACCAATGACCAATGACTAAATTGTGTCAAAATGTAAAGCGTGTGGGTAACATCTTCGACCGATAAAGTTTTAACGCCTAGCGCGATCGCCCTTGGCAATTTTGACGGCCTTCACCGAGGGCATCAGAGAGTCTTGCAGCCAATTTTACAACAGGCTTCGGCTGTCATTGGTTGTCCGGCTTCTGCTCAAGAAGTTGTCAGAGATAGCCAATGTCCTTATGCGACAGTAGTTACTTTTAACCCCCATCCCCAAGAATTTTTTACGGGGCAAAGCAAACAACTACTAACGCCACTCCCAGAAAAGGTTAAGCTACTAGAACAGTTAGGCGTAGAACAGTTAGTTCTGTTGCCCTTCGATCGCGAACTGGCTGCCTTGAGTCCGCAACAATTTGTCGAAGAGATCTTAATGCGGCAGTTGCAGGCGACTCGGATTAGCGTCGGAGAAGATTTTCGCTTCGGGCACAAACGGGCAGGAACGGCAGAAGATTTAAGAGCGATCGCGGCGAAATTTGGCGTAGAAGTTGTCATTACCTCCCTCCAAACCTGTCAAGGCAATGAAAGCGAGCAACCCACTCCCCGCATCAGTAGCTCTGCGATCCGCCAAGCCCTAGCAGAAGGAGACATTGCTCGAGCCAACCGCATGTTAGGACGTGCTTATACCCTGATGGGAACGGTCGTGAAGGGACAGCAGCTAGGCAAAACGATTGGCTTTCCGACGGCTAACCTACAACTTCCCCCCACAAAATTATTGCCCCGCTATGGGGTTTATTGTGTCAAAGTTTTCCTGGAAGGAGAGGAGGGGGAGACGGGGAGACTCCCAGAGGGGAAGAATATTATTACCCAGTCCTCAATCAAAGGTGTAATGAATATTGGCTGCCGTCCAACAGTAGCAGGCAATACACCGACTGTTGAAGTACACCTACTCGATTGGGCAGGGGATTTGTATGGGAGAACCCTTACCGTAAGCTTAGAAAAGTTTCTGCGTCCCGAACAAAAATTTCCTTCAATCGATGCCCTCAAAGCCCAAATTGCTTTCGACTGCGACTTAGCTAGAAAAATTCTTGAGCGAGCGACGTGAAATCTGGCAGGGGAATCGGGAAAGTTAGTTAATAATTAGAATTTGACGATTACTATGAGAGAAAAAATTGACACGCTGACCGAAAACCTAAGTCGCACGATTGTCGGAAAAGTGAATGCGATTCGGTTAGTATTAGTCGCCCTGCTGAGTGGCGGTCATGCCCTTTTGGAAGACGTTCCTGGAGTGGGTAAAACTCTGCTGGCAAAATCCTTAGCGCGATCGATTAACGGTCGCTTCCAGCGCATCCAATGTACCCCAGACTTGCTGCCAACTGATATTACGGGAACGAATATTTGGAATCCCAATACGAGAGAATTTGAATTTTTGTCAGGGCCTGCCTTTGCTAACGTTCTGCTCGCCGATGAAATCAACCGAGCAACCCCCCGCACCCAGTCCGCCTTGCTAGAGGTGATGGAAGAGAAACAGGTAACGGTAGACGGCGCAGCCCGTCCCGTTCCCCAACCCTTTTTTGTCATTGCCACGCA
It includes:
- a CDS encoding bifunctional riboflavin kinase/FAD synthetase; this encodes MWVTSSTDKVLTPSAIALGNFDGLHRGHQRVLQPILQQASAVIGCPASAQEVVRDSQCPYATVVTFNPHPQEFFTGQSKQLLTPLPEKVKLLEQLGVEQLVLLPFDRELAALSPQQFVEEILMRQLQATRISVGEDFRFGHKRAGTAEDLRAIAAKFGVEVVITSLQTCQGNESEQPTPRISSSAIRQALAEGDIARANRMLGRAYTLMGTVVKGQQLGKTIGFPTANLQLPPTKLLPRYGVYCVKVFLEGEEGETGRLPEGKNIITQSSIKGVMNIGCRPTVAGNTPTVEVHLLDWAGDLYGRTLTVSLEKFLRPEQKFPSIDALKAQIAFDCDLARKILERAT
- the acsF gene encoding magnesium-protoporphyrin IX monomethyl ester (oxidative) cyclase, producing MVNTLKKPEFEELRPGIKVPAKETILTPRFYTTDFEAMAQMDISANEDELRAILEEFRADYNRHHFVRDEEFNQSWDRIDGETRRLFIEFLERSCTAEFSGFLLYKELGRRLKDKNPVLAECFTLMSRDEARHAGFLNKAMSDFKLSLDLGFLTKNHKYTFFKPKFIFYATYLSEKIGYWRYITIYRHLEQHPENRIYPIFRFFENWCQDENRHGDFFDAIMRSQPDILNDWKARLWCRFFLLSVFATMYLNDIQRADFYASIGLEARSYDKYVIEKTNETAGRVFPVILDVENPEFYDRLEICVKNNEQLRAIDESSSPKFLKLLRKLPYFVSNGWQFLKLYLIKPIRVDSLEGTVR
- a CDS encoding MBL fold metallo-hydrolase — protein: MQNQFHIKFWGVRGSIPCPGTDTVRYGGNTSCIEMQIGGERLIFDGGTGLRVLGESMLAEMPVQAHLFFTHTHWDHIQGFPFFVPAFVKGNRFRIYAIPAPNGATIEQRLHDQMLHPNFPVPLQIMQADLQFYDLEIGETIKIGELVVETARLNHPGVAVGYRVNWRGLSAAYITDTEHFPDRLDENVLWLSREADAVIIDATYTDEEYYDDKCSKVGWGHSTWQEAVKIAKAAKVKQLILFHHDPSHNDDFLDRLGERAALAYPNTILAREGLSIELMETTKRFSIPKQITNDQ